A genome region from Staphylococcus capitis subsp. capitis includes the following:
- a CDS encoding NADP-dependent oxidoreductase, which translates to MKTDMQAMVIHHYGKGPVSLERMPLPSMSPYEVRVKIKAASINPIDFKIRDGGLKMLLTYQFPLILGNDFAGEVYEVGDKVTQFKVGDKVYGRPRKSKIGTFAEYISVNAEEIAPMPKGLSYEEAASIPLVGLTAYQAINEVIQAQPGDKVLIQAGSGGVGSFAIQYAKAKGLYVATTGSDSGKELIESLNPDEFINYKEQDFSEVLKDFDGVFDTLGGDNLEKSFQILKPQGIIASISGLPTERNARKLDKSIFKRGILKAASYKYQRLAKKYDVQYEFLFMHPSGQQLREITELIEVGKIKPIIDKVYDFKETQKALEYSESGRAKGKIIVKMEDE; encoded by the coding sequence ATGAAAACAGATATGCAAGCAATGGTCATCCATCATTATGGTAAAGGACCTGTATCACTTGAAAGAATGCCATTACCAAGTATGAGTCCTTACGAAGTTCGTGTAAAAATTAAAGCAGCAAGCATTAATCCCATCGATTTTAAAATTCGTGATGGTGGGCTTAAAATGTTATTAACATATCAATTTCCACTCATTTTAGGCAATGACTTTGCTGGTGAAGTATATGAAGTAGGAGACAAAGTCACTCAATTTAAGGTAGGGGACAAAGTTTATGGTCGTCCAAGAAAATCTAAAATTGGTACATTTGCTGAATATATTTCGGTTAATGCAGAAGAAATCGCGCCAATGCCTAAAGGATTATCGTATGAAGAAGCGGCGAGTATACCTTTAGTGGGCTTAACAGCTTATCAGGCAATCAATGAGGTTATTCAAGCGCAACCAGGGGACAAAGTACTTATTCAAGCTGGATCTGGCGGTGTTGGAAGTTTTGCAATCCAATACGCGAAAGCTAAAGGACTCTATGTTGCAACAACGGGAAGCGATAGTGGTAAAGAACTCATTGAGTCACTCAATCCAGATGAATTTATTAATTATAAAGAACAAGACTTCTCAGAGGTACTCAAAGACTTCGACGGTGTATTTGATACGCTTGGAGGAGATAACCTCGAGAAATCGTTCCAAATTCTTAAGCCACAAGGCATCATAGCGTCCATTTCAGGACTGCCAACTGAACGTAACGCACGAAAATTAGATAAAAGTATCTTTAAACGTGGCATACTCAAAGCAGCTTCATATAAATATCAACGTTTAGCTAAAAAATACGATGTTCAATATGAATTCCTGTTTATGCATCCAAGTGGTCAACAATTAAGAGAAATCACAGAACTCATTGAAGTTGGAAAAATTAAACCTATTATTGATAAAGTATATGACTTTAAAGAAACACAAAAAGCTTTAGAATACTCTGAGAGCGGCAGAGCTAAAGGTAAAATTATTGTGAAGATGGAAGATGAATAG
- a CDS encoding LysR family transcriptional regulator yields MNTKQMMIFKQFVEFQNENAVAESMNITQPTVTFHLKNLNKYYGIPLYYKKGKHFKLTEAGELLYRNTTKLLNLMQETNDVMSDFKASKRGTLKIGASHAPVYHILPEAFKSYMNNHPNIQIDLTVDTAPHIIDKLRSREIELAVISENAFYENDLKVKRFMENELMIAMDKEHPLAHKEALTMKDLEYYDFVIHSGGSTRESIDEWRRDNLVQLRARMQSNSLSSILETIKHSHYLSLISHSAIQHRQDIVSKKLPNGPRPRYISIVYRDDMYLTPVIQNFILLIYNVNFGEAPNQRT; encoded by the coding sequence TTGAATACAAAGCAGATGATGATATTTAAGCAGTTTGTTGAATTTCAAAATGAAAATGCGGTAGCTGAATCAATGAATATTACTCAACCGACCGTTACATTTCATTTAAAAAATTTAAATAAATATTATGGTATTCCTTTATATTACAAAAAAGGAAAGCATTTTAAATTAACTGAAGCTGGGGAATTGTTATATCGAAATACAACTAAATTATTAAATTTAATGCAGGAAACAAATGATGTCATGTCAGACTTCAAAGCTTCTAAGCGAGGAACTTTAAAAATTGGTGCAAGCCATGCGCCTGTTTACCACATTTTGCCAGAAGCCTTTAAAAGTTATATGAATAATCATCCAAATATACAAATTGATTTAACAGTAGATACAGCGCCTCATATTATTGATAAATTGAGAAGTAGAGAAATTGAGTTAGCTGTCATTTCTGAAAATGCCTTTTACGAGAATGATTTAAAGGTAAAACGTTTTATGGAAAATGAATTAATGATAGCTATGGACAAAGAACATCCACTTGCTCATAAAGAAGCGTTAACTATGAAGGATTTAGAATACTATGATTTTGTTATACATAGTGGAGGATCTACCAGAGAAAGTATTGATGAGTGGCGTCGCGATAATTTAGTACAACTTCGTGCACGTATGCAATCGAATAGTTTGAGTAGTATTTTAGAAACGATTAAACATTCTCATTATTTAAGTTTAATTAGTCATAGTGCAATTCAACATCGTCAAGACATCGTAAGTAAAAAGCTACCTAATGGACCTAGACCTCGATACATATCAATAGTTTACCGTGATGATATGTATTTAACTCCAGTTATACAGAATTTTATCTTACTCATATACAATGTAAATTTCGGGGAAGCTCCAAATCAACGTACGTAG
- a CDS encoding peptide-methionine (S)-S-oxide reductase, translated as MDIVYLVGGCLWGTEAFFKTIPGVINTEAGRVNGTTNNLDGPYDGYAECVKVEFNSNQVTIKELMSYLFEVIDPYSLNKQGQDVGEKYRTGIYSDDSNHLNEARDFIDSRSDAQRIMVEVKPLLNYVKSAEEHQDHLDKHPEDQYLCHVPESLLNKYKK; from the coding sequence TTGGACATCGTATATCTTGTAGGCGGATGTTTATGGGGTACAGAAGCCTTTTTTAAAACGATACCTGGCGTGATTAATACTGAGGCAGGAAGGGTTAATGGAACTACAAATAACTTAGATGGCCCGTACGACGGGTATGCAGAATGTGTAAAAGTTGAATTTAACTCAAATCAAGTAACCATTAAAGAGTTAATGAGTTATCTCTTTGAAGTGATAGATCCATATAGCTTGAATAAACAAGGACAAGATGTAGGTGAAAAATATCGTACCGGTATATATAGTGATGATTCTAATCACTTAAATGAAGCTCGCGATTTTATTGATAGTAGATCAGACGCACAACGAATTATGGTGGAAGTTAAACCATTATTAAACTATGTGAAAAGTGCTGAAGAACATCAAGATCATCTTGATAAGCATCCTGAAGATCAATATCTTTGTCATGTTCCTGAATCACTTTTAAATAAATATAAAAAGTAA
- a CDS encoding MFS transporter yields MEDSRNYNLITTIMFISGIIVMGSLYTALPLTAAFAEDFHVPQSVATLNGVVFSLTYSISCLFYGTISEKFGRIKTILVGISALVIICLIIGFVHSFMLLLIMRALQGVFAAAFSPVAITYTTETYPPVKRITAISFISTSFMLSGVLGQNMSEIVVSYLNWHWVYFILTILYLALTLIIYKNVPESPYKKPDLKLLKFFNNFKDFGQNLKVLYSLFISLTLLIMFISMYSILNSYITSNKVGGDMSVASVVKLFGVIGMFLSLLVGRLSGRLGTKRVLTLALSTCVVSLILMGTFTNIVLITIFSVTFVAGIAFAIPTVISKVGVVVNSNQGFFLSVNTVILFLGTAIAPILMIYVKQIPNFFLEFLTIAMIGVLAVIVSIFMPNDHHVN; encoded by the coding sequence ATGGAAGACAGTAGAAACTATAATCTCATCACGACAATTATGTTTATTTCAGGAATTATCGTGATGGGTAGTTTATACACAGCATTGCCTTTAACCGCAGCTTTTGCAGAAGACTTTCATGTTCCTCAATCAGTAGCAACATTGAATGGAGTGGTTTTCTCACTCACTTATTCAATAAGTTGTCTTTTCTACGGCACCATCTCTGAAAAGTTCGGCAGAATAAAAACGATACTGGTGGGTATTAGCGCGCTAGTCATCATTTGCTTAATCATAGGATTCGTACATTCATTTATGCTTTTACTTATCATGCGCGCATTGCAAGGTGTCTTCGCTGCAGCATTCTCTCCAGTAGCAATTACGTACACAACTGAAACATATCCTCCCGTCAAACGAATTACAGCAATCAGCTTTATTAGTACAAGTTTTATGTTATCAGGCGTGCTCGGTCAAAATATGAGTGAAATAGTAGTCAGTTATCTCAATTGGCATTGGGTTTATTTTATCTTAACGATATTATATTTAGCACTGACACTTATTATTTATAAAAATGTGCCAGAAAGCCCTTATAAAAAACCAGATTTAAAACTACTTAAATTTTTCAATAACTTTAAGGACTTTGGTCAAAATCTTAAAGTATTGTATAGCTTATTTATTTCTCTTACGCTACTCATTATGTTTATTAGTATGTATAGTATTTTAAATTCATATATCACCTCTAATAAAGTTGGTGGGGATATGTCAGTTGCATCAGTCGTAAAATTATTTGGTGTGATAGGAATGTTTTTATCATTATTAGTAGGACGTTTGAGTGGTCGATTAGGTACGAAACGTGTCCTAACTTTAGCGCTCTCTACATGCGTGGTATCACTTATACTCATGGGAACTTTCACGAACATTGTACTCATCACTATTTTTAGTGTGACATTTGTAGCTGGCATTGCATTTGCTATACCTACAGTGATTTCTAAAGTAGGTGTTGTGGTGAACAGTAATCAAGGTTTCTTTTTATCAGTTAATACAGTGATTTTATTCTTAGGAACGGCTATTGCACCAATTTTAATGATTTATGTTAAGCAAATTCCTAATTTCTTCTTAGAGTTTTTAACTATTGCAATGATAGGTGTTCTAGCAGTTATCGTTTCTATATTTATGCCGAATGACCATCATGTGAATTAA
- a CDS encoding metallophosphoesterase: MPKRLLAVSDIHGHGKSLARLLKAAHYDAKDDQLVLIGDYVNNGPDSVGTLKFVKQLVNDGAIALVGNHELRWLERKDKPAIQWHQFINELPYYKVIDQYIFVHAGIDTSKSMRKQSRAVVTGHAPENLNHFLPKNKVIVHGHVPNYRLGYKKDNIHIEHRVIDIDTGAGHNQYLTLLDLTSQKQYSVKVSDNDAKIQERRVKLK; encoded by the coding sequence ATGCCTAAAAGATTATTAGCAGTATCGGACATTCATGGGCATGGTAAGTCTTTAGCGCGATTGCTGAAAGCAGCTCACTATGATGCAAAAGATGACCAACTTGTACTTATCGGGGACTATGTCAATAATGGCCCAGATTCAGTAGGAACATTAAAATTTGTAAAACAATTAGTAAACGACGGGGCTATCGCGTTAGTGGGGAATCATGAATTAAGATGGCTCGAACGTAAAGACAAACCAGCGATTCAGTGGCATCAATTTATCAATGAACTTCCATATTATAAAGTCATTGATCAATATATTTTTGTGCATGCAGGAATTGATACAAGTAAGTCGATGCGCAAACAATCAAGAGCAGTTGTTACAGGCCATGCTCCAGAAAATTTAAACCACTTCTTACCTAAAAATAAAGTTATTGTTCACGGCCATGTGCCGAATTATAGATTAGGATATAAAAAAGATAACATTCATATTGAACATCGTGTCATAGATATTGATACAGGCGCAGGTCATAATCAATACTTAACATTACTAGATTTAACATCGCAGAAACAGTATTCTGTGAAGGTTTCTGATAATGATGCTAAAATTCAAGAGCGTCGCGTTAAATTAAAGTAG
- a CDS encoding flavin reductase family protein, protein MNYSPKQGTRSHGLPHDPFKSSTVPRPIGWISPVSKDGEDNLAPYSQYQNLTWDPPMVMFAANQSVLGNHERKDTVKNSEETGWFVWNMATYDLREAVNLSSKALPPEEDEFEFAGVTKEECIEAPGYRIKESPIHFECEYVQTVRIPTGDPVSTVDIVIGRVAQVHIDDKVIFDNGKLDIQSIRPIARLGYYDYTVVDEIFEMKAPSATKEELAGLEGRNFDNKSEE, encoded by the coding sequence TTGAATTATTCTCCAAAGCAAGGCACGAGAAGTCACGGGTTACCGCATGACCCATTTAAAAGTAGTACCGTACCAAGACCTATCGGTTGGATTTCGCCAGTATCTAAAGATGGTGAAGATAATTTAGCACCTTATAGTCAATATCAAAATTTAACATGGGATCCACCGATGGTTATGTTCGCAGCTAATCAATCTGTATTAGGTAATCATGAACGAAAAGATACAGTAAAGAATTCTGAAGAAACAGGTTGGTTTGTATGGAATATGGCAACATATGACTTACGTGAAGCGGTTAATCTTTCTTCTAAGGCTTTACCACCTGAAGAAGATGAATTTGAATTCGCCGGCGTTACAAAAGAAGAATGTATTGAAGCGCCTGGATATAGAATTAAAGAATCACCAATACACTTTGAATGTGAATATGTTCAAACAGTACGTATACCGACAGGCGATCCCGTCTCAACTGTGGATATTGTTATAGGACGTGTGGCACAAGTCCATATCGATGACAAAGTCATTTTCGATAATGGTAAATTAGACATTCAATCCATTCGACCTATCGCACGTTTAGGATATTATGACTATACAGTAGTGGACGAAATCTTTGAAATGAAAGCACCATCTGCTACTAAAGAAGAATTAGCTGGATTAGAAGGCCGAAATTTTGATAATAAATCGGAAGAGTAA
- a CDS encoding type 1 glutamine amidotransferase domain-containing protein, with the protein MKKIMIVNTSTEYFGNTETPTGLWLSELVHFYDAFKDTNVDIDLFNITGGNTPIDPVSLSPFMLDNTTKAYYNNEHFMDMLKYSQPISEAQPDKYDAVYFTGGHGVMYDFPENKFIQSAVNTIYEQGGIVSAVCHGVAALLNVKDAGGTFLIQNKNVTGFSNVEEVLAKRDTMIPFHLQNEIKHRGASYHFGRVPFTSTLEVDDRIITGQNPQSPSQVAEAVKKQLLF; encoded by the coding sequence ATGAAGAAAATAATGATTGTTAATACAAGTACAGAGTACTTCGGTAATACGGAAACGCCCACGGGTCTTTGGCTAAGTGAACTTGTTCATTTCTATGATGCTTTCAAAGACACGAATGTAGATATTGATTTATTCAACATCACAGGAGGTAATACACCTATTGACCCAGTGAGCCTTAGTCCATTTATGTTAGACAATACTACAAAGGCATATTATAACAATGAGCATTTCATGGATATGTTGAAATATTCTCAACCTATCAGCGAAGCTCAACCTGATAAATATGATGCTGTATATTTCACTGGGGGTCACGGTGTCATGTATGATTTCCCGGAAAATAAATTTATACAAAGTGCAGTGAACACGATATATGAGCAAGGTGGTATTGTGTCAGCAGTTTGTCATGGTGTTGCTGCGTTGCTAAACGTTAAAGATGCAGGAGGCACATTTCTCATACAAAATAAAAATGTGACTGGTTTTTCAAATGTTGAAGAAGTACTAGCTAAACGAGATACGATGATTCCATTTCATTTACAAAATGAAATCAAACACCGTGGTGCCAGCTATCATTTCGGACGTGTGCCTTTTACATCAACTCTTGAAGTCGATGATCGAATCATTACAGGACAAAACCCTCAGTCTCCATCACAAGTTGCTGAAGCCGTTAAAAAACAACTCTTATTCTAA
- a CDS encoding glycine betaine ABC transporter substrate-binding protein: MFKKSSFKVLGLLATLALAIVLSACGNGDSRSSSDGNTSLGKKDVNIPYIASDNSTPRSLVIAEVLKKAGYNVTTTPIQASGPLYASVSQDSDSFHASGIFPSTDKSFYNKFKSNLTVCDKKNLVDNVKVGLAVPKYEQVIDSISDLNSKKSTTSSNSFGKSVDWTIQGTDARNGVMKQTKSELDDGQLDKYSLKESSDQDQFKTIQKAYKQQKPIVFTAMEPSWFSKELDIKMLKDPEKIYGKDDEHINLVFNKNFKDDHPAAYTIATRISDNWSKDDEEKLAKKIFKDNKNPEDVAKDYVDDHDTKVDKWLKGIDH, encoded by the coding sequence ATGTTCAAGAAAAGTAGTTTCAAAGTTTTAGGACTACTTGCCACACTCGCCTTAGCAATTGTGCTAAGTGCGTGTGGTAATGGCGACAGTAGATCATCGAGTGATGGAAATACGTCGCTAGGTAAGAAAGATGTTAATATCCCTTATATTGCAAGCGATAATTCTACACCACGTTCATTAGTTATTGCGGAAGTCCTTAAAAAAGCTGGTTACAATGTTACTACTACGCCAATACAAGCGAGTGGTCCATTATATGCGTCAGTATCTCAAGACTCTGACTCATTCCACGCATCAGGCATCTTCCCTTCAACTGATAAAAGCTTTTACAATAAATTCAAAAGTAATTTAACTGTTTGTGATAAGAAGAATTTAGTTGATAATGTTAAAGTTGGCTTAGCTGTCCCTAAGTATGAACAGGTTATTGATTCAATTTCAGACTTAAATAGCAAGAAATCTACTACTAGTAGTAACAGCTTTGGTAAATCTGTCGATTGGACAATACAAGGTACAGATGCTAGAAATGGTGTTATGAAACAAACTAAAAGTGAATTAGATGATGGTCAATTAGACAAATATAGTCTTAAAGAGTCATCTGACCAAGATCAATTTAAAACGATTCAAAAAGCTTATAAACAACAAAAACCTATCGTCTTTACTGCTATGGAACCAAGCTGGTTCTCTAAGGAACTTGATATTAAAATGTTGAAAGATCCTGAGAAGATTTACGGTAAAGATGATGAACATATTAACCTAGTGTTTAATAAAAATTTTAAAGATGATCATCCTGCTGCATATACGATTGCAACACGTATTTCCGATAATTGGAGCAAAGATGATGAAGAAAAATTAGCGAAAAAAATCTTCAAAGATAATAAAAACCCTGAAGATGTTGCTAAAGATTATGTAGATGATCATGATACTAAAGTCGATAAATGGCTAAAAGGTATTGATCACTAA
- a CDS encoding extracellular solute-binding protein gives MVLELKNIKKSFGSRTVIQDINLTIESGKFVSLLGASGCGKTTLLRLIAGLETPDSGSINHDERTYYDSNQHTYVSPAERDLGMVFQDFALWPHMTVFQNVAYPLKVNKDTKDLKTRVMQALKEVHLEEHYDKAIHELSGGQQQRVSLARAIISQSKLILMDEPLSALDASLREDMQLLIQRLIKTYDMTAIFVTHDQYEAMSMSDYIAVMSNGRIVQYGTPETLYQHPKNKEVATFIGKGTFLEGVSHNQVLSTNEGFQLNHSIQTKEGKYGVLIRPEHVHIEEATHSKATPAVIETVSFTGERYQYTASSHGVSIMFYDSNYFQENETVNLTFDIPENYFIKMGKLNMKQFTKYIVILIATVVLLAACQNKPENGDKGSNSSKSSSNDRNSKDKLVLYAAGPDNLVNDMVKQFEKQTGKKVQVFQGTTGEILGRLEAEKDNPKADVVQLASLPAALDYKKKGLIEPYKVKNHKKLYKDWIDKDGYYYGFSGSALDLSYNTKNVKNPPKDVKDLTQSKFKNKIAIPDPSESGTALDLLSIKVNNEGSKAWDEYKALKQNGMKLAGANKPALESVIKGDNDVVYGGVDYMVYAAKAKGEPVDIKYPKSETAISPRPAFILKSSKHKELAKKYMDYVTSSKGQKQVDDHYLIPADKSVEKKKCKAKRKDIKEYKYDWNHLSDKSEKVLKKFTELMR, from the coding sequence GTGGTTTTAGAACTTAAAAATATTAAAAAATCATTTGGTTCAAGGACTGTGATTCAAGATATTAATTTAACGATTGAGAGTGGTAAATTCGTATCGCTCCTAGGGGCATCAGGATGTGGTAAGACCACGTTGTTACGATTAATTGCCGGTTTAGAAACACCAGATTCTGGAAGTATCAATCATGATGAGCGCACTTATTATGATTCTAACCAACATACATATGTATCACCGGCTGAGAGAGACTTAGGGATGGTCTTTCAAGATTTCGCACTATGGCCACACATGACTGTTTTCCAAAATGTTGCGTATCCATTGAAGGTAAATAAAGATACGAAAGATTTAAAAACACGTGTGATGCAAGCGCTGAAAGAGGTTCACTTGGAAGAACACTATGATAAAGCGATTCATGAACTTTCAGGTGGTCAACAACAACGCGTGTCATTAGCCAGAGCAATTATTTCACAATCCAAACTGATATTGATGGACGAACCATTATCGGCTTTAGATGCAAGTTTAAGGGAAGATATGCAGTTATTGATTCAAAGATTAATTAAAACATATGACATGACCGCTATATTCGTCACACACGATCAATATGAAGCTATGAGTATGTCAGATTATATTGCAGTCATGTCGAATGGACGTATCGTTCAATATGGAACGCCTGAAACATTGTATCAACATCCTAAGAACAAGGAAGTTGCCACATTTATTGGGAAGGGGACATTTTTAGAAGGCGTGAGTCATAATCAAGTTTTAAGCACGAATGAAGGTTTTCAACTTAATCATTCTATCCAAACTAAAGAGGGGAAATATGGCGTATTAATTCGCCCAGAACACGTACATATAGAAGAAGCCACTCATTCGAAAGCGACACCCGCTGTCATTGAGACAGTAAGCTTCACAGGTGAACGTTATCAATATACAGCATCATCGCATGGTGTCTCGATTATGTTTTACGATAGTAACTATTTTCAAGAGAATGAGACGGTCAATTTAACCTTTGATATTCCTGAAAATTACTTTATAAAAATGGGGAAACTAAACATGAAGCAGTTCACTAAATATATCGTAATCTTAATTGCAACGGTAGTTTTATTAGCAGCATGTCAAAATAAACCAGAGAATGGCGACAAAGGGAGTAATAGTTCTAAATCGAGTTCAAATGACAGAAATAGTAAAGATAAACTCGTTTTATATGCAGCAGGACCAGATAATTTAGTTAATGATATGGTCAAACAATTCGAAAAACAAACGGGGAAAAAAGTACAAGTTTTCCAAGGAACTACTGGAGAAATTCTTGGTCGCTTAGAAGCTGAAAAAGATAATCCTAAAGCAGATGTAGTTCAACTCGCATCACTACCTGCAGCATTAGATTATAAGAAGAAAGGGTTAATTGAACCTTATAAAGTTAAAAATCATAAAAAATTATATAAAGATTGGATAGATAAAGACGGATACTATTATGGATTTAGTGGCAGTGCATTAGATTTATCTTACAATACTAAAAACGTTAAAAATCCACCTAAAGACGTCAAAGACTTAACTCAATCTAAATTTAAAAATAAAATTGCCATTCCTGATCCTTCAGAATCTGGTACGGCATTAGATTTATTATCTATTAAAGTGAATAACGAAGGAAGTAAAGCTTGGGATGAATATAAAGCATTGAAGCAAAATGGCATGAAACTTGCTGGTGCGAATAAACCTGCATTAGAATCAGTGATTAAAGGTGACAATGATGTTGTATATGGTGGTGTAGACTACATGGTATATGCAGCGAAAGCAAAAGGTGAACCGGTAGACATCAAATATCCTAAATCAGAGACGGCTATTTCACCACGTCCAGCATTTATTCTAAAATCATCAAAACATAAAGAGTTAGCTAAAAAATATATGGACTATGTCACTAGTTCTAAAGGTCAAAAGCAAGTGGATGATCATTATTTAATTCCAGCAGACAAATCAGTAGAGAAGAAAAAATGTAAAGCTAAACGTAAAGATATCAAAGAGTATAAATATGATTGGAATCATTTAAGTGATAAGAGTGAAAAAGTATTGAAAAAGTTCACGGAATTGATGAGATAA
- a CDS encoding LLM class flavin-dependent oxidoreductase: protein MKIELGLTSFAENSDIVMSDGKHESISHAQRIRNIVEEIELADQLGLDIYGLGEHHRKDYAVSDPVTVLGAADTRTQHIKLSSAVPVLSSDDPVRVYERFSTLDAVSNGRAEIMIGRGSFIESFPLFGYNLNDYEDLFNEKLQMLLKINKHEIISWEGKLRPSLEDTGIYPRVENGELPIWIATGGTPESSLRAGAFGLPITYAIIGGNPRRFARNIEIYKSIALSYGHDPSKLPIGVHSWGYVAETDEQAKREFFPSLKAHQDIIGKERGWPAFDENAFEREIGSHGAIYLGSPETVAQKIIDTIETLGINRFMIHTPVGSMPHEYVMNSIRLFGERVKPIVDKYFEDK from the coding sequence ATGAAAATAGAATTGGGATTAACATCTTTTGCTGAGAATAGCGACATTGTTATGTCTGATGGCAAGCATGAATCTATTAGTCATGCACAACGAATTCGAAATATTGTCGAAGAGATTGAACTCGCCGATCAACTTGGTTTAGATATCTATGGTTTAGGCGAACATCACAGAAAAGACTATGCAGTTTCTGATCCAGTAACAGTTTTAGGCGCTGCAGATACAAGAACACAGCACATTAAGTTATCATCCGCTGTTCCGGTCTTATCTTCAGATGATCCGGTCAGAGTTTATGAGAGATTTTCGACTTTAGATGCTGTATCTAATGGCCGAGCTGAAATCATGATTGGTCGAGGTTCATTTATCGAATCTTTTCCTTTATTCGGTTATAATTTAAATGACTATGAAGATCTATTTAATGAAAAACTTCAAATGTTGCTTAAAATCAACAAACATGAAATCATAAGTTGGGAAGGTAAATTAAGACCAAGTTTAGAAGACACTGGCATTTACCCACGAGTAGAAAATGGCGAATTACCTATATGGATTGCTACAGGTGGTACGCCTGAATCATCACTCAGAGCTGGTGCGTTTGGCTTACCTATTACGTATGCTATCATTGGGGGAAATCCTAGACGATTTGCACGTAATATTGAAATATACAAATCAATTGCGTTATCTTACGGCCATGATCCTTCAAAATTACCTATTGGTGTACACTCATGGGGTTATGTGGCTGAAACAGATGAGCAAGCTAAACGAGAATTCTTCCCTTCACTTAAAGCACATCAAGATATTATAGGTAAAGAAAGAGGTTGGCCAGCTTTCGATGAGAATGCATTCGAAAGAGAAATAGGCAGTCATGGTGCTATCTACTTAGGTAGCCCTGAAACAGTTGCACAAAAGATTATTGATACAATTGAAACTCTAGGTATTAATCGCTTTATGATTCATACGCCTGTAGGTTCTATGCCACATGAGTATGTGATGAATTCAATTCGTCTTTTTGGGGAAAGGGTTAAACCTATAGTAGATAAATATTTTGAAGATAAATAG
- a CDS encoding TetR/AcrR family transcriptional regulator, which yields MPTSTQKRMIRHINKTVFELLYDYHFDEITVQKICEVAEINRSTFYRYFQDKYDLLYSLPPYMTGEIMGDPNTEQSIDTAESFKAFIYYIEQHKTVFKHLLVSSRQVDVFRSLTHASREMMLYGSKNNHNDPLALKIRESKHPKNLADFYSSGVIEVLRRWVENDYNYSVDEIFETLNATLESSLNGCKNS from the coding sequence ATGCCTACATCAACGCAAAAACGTATGATTCGACATATCAATAAAACTGTTTTCGAACTGTTATATGATTATCACTTTGATGAGATTACTGTACAAAAGATATGTGAAGTAGCTGAAATTAATCGCAGTACCTTTTATCGTTATTTTCAAGATAAATATGACCTACTCTATTCATTACCTCCATATATGACGGGCGAAATCATGGGTGATCCAAATACAGAGCAGTCTATTGATACCGCTGAGTCATTTAAAGCGTTTATTTATTATATAGAACAACATAAAACTGTATTCAAACACTTGCTCGTATCTTCAAGGCAAGTCGATGTATTTAGAAGTCTGACACATGCAAGTCGCGAAATGATGTTGTATGGTTCAAAGAATAATCACAATGATCCATTAGCACTTAAAATTCGAGAAAGTAAGCACCCTAAAAATTTAGCTGACTTCTATAGTAGTGGCGTCATAGAAGTTTTAAGACGCTGGGTTGAAAATGATTACAATTATTCTGTTGATGAAATCTTTGAAACACTAAATGCAACACTAGAAAGTTCTCTAAACGGTTGTAAAAATTCATAA